A region from the Arcobacter sp. F2176 genome encodes:
- a CDS encoding adenylate kinase — protein sequence MNLMLFGAPGAGKGTQAKFLIEKYGIPQISTGDILRAAIADNTDMGMEAKKFMDEGKLVPDSTIIGIIKDRLAEDDCKKGFILDGFPRTLAQAEALDKLMADMEILLDKVISLNVPDELIVGRITGRRVCSKCGASFHVEFNPSKEENVCDYCGGELIIRKDDNAETVKSRLEAYHAQTAPLIDFYTDMGVFVELDGTKDVSDVTKDMIAAL from the coding sequence ATGAATTTAATGCTATTTGGTGCACCAGGTGCTGGTAAAGGAACACAAGCAAAATTTTTAATTGAAAAGTATGGTATTCCTCAAATCTCTACAGGAGATATTTTAAGAGCAGCTATTGCTGATAATACAGATATGGGAATGGAAGCAAAAAAATTCATGGATGAAGGGAAGCTAGTTCCTGATTCAACAATTATTGGTATTATAAAAGATAGATTGGCTGAAGATGACTGTAAAAAAGGTTTTATCCTTGATGGTTTTCCAAGAACATTAGCTCAAGCAGAAGCTTTAGATAAATTAATGGCAGATATGGAAATATTACTTGATAAAGTAATCTCATTAAATGTTCCTGATGAACTAATTGTGGGAAGAATTACAGGAAGAAGAGTTTGTTCTAAATGTGGTGCTTCATTTCATGTAGAATTTAATCCTTCAAAAGAAGAAAATGTATGTGACTACTGTGGTGGAGAGCTTATCATTAGAAAAGATGACAATGCAGAGACTGTAAAAAGTAGATTAGAAGCTTATCATGCACAAACAGCACCACTTATTGATTTTTATACTGATATGGGTGTATTTGTTGAACTTGATGGTACAAAAGATGTATCAGATGTAACTAAAGATATGATTGCTGCACTTTAA
- a CDS encoding adenylate kinase encodes MKKLFLIIGAPGSGKTTDAQLIAAKHDNITHYSTGDMFRAEVASGSERGKIIGTYISVGNIVPIDIAIETILGAIKKASTDVVIIDGYPRSFEQMSELDKYLKNEAEVELLNVIEVVVSQEVACDRVLGRARGADDNVEVFNNRMKIYTEPLDEIQEFYKRKNLLKRIDGERTIDEIVDEIDNFIQSKI; translated from the coding sequence ATGAAAAAACTATTTTTAATTATTGGAGCACCTGGAAGTGGCAAAACTACAGATGCTCAATTAATAGCTGCAAAACATGATAATATCACTCATTATTCAACTGGAGATATGTTTAGAGCAGAAGTTGCAAGTGGAAGTGAAAGAGGGAAAATTATTGGTACTTATATTAGTGTTGGAAATATAGTACCAATTGACATAGCTATTGAGACAATTTTAGGGGCGATTAAAAAAGCTTCGACAGATGTGGTAATTATAGATGGTTATCCTAGAAGTTTTGAACAAATGTCAGAACTTGACAAATATTTAAAAAATGAAGCTGAAGTTGAATTGTTAAATGTTATAGAAGTAGTAGTATCTCAAGAGGTTGCGTGTGATAGAGTTCTTGGACGAGCAAGGGGAGCTGATGACAATGTTGAAGTATTTAATAATAGAATGAAAATTTATACTGAGCCATTAGATGAAATTCAAGAGTTTTATAAAAGAAAGAATCTTTTAAAAAGAATTGATGGGGAAAGAACTATTGATGAGATTGTTGATGAAATCGATAATTTTATTCAATCAAAAATTTAA
- a CDS encoding molybdopterin-binding protein: MKKEFNFYSVIIGTELLNGRRKDAHFSFLNEQLLKRGWIHKASFVIEDDINLMKNIFRLIKTDKDSVMFCFGGIGATPDDYTRQIAAEVFTDGQMEYHEKAKNLIIKQFREEAYPHRIEMSNLPINAKLLKNVVNNVAGFYLENRFFFTPGFPSMSQSMVIEALDSHYKINKVKKFRLTLSAFCGENNLIDIMKKVSSEVELSSLPKIIDNKRIVVLSLISKDEKLVKENFSMFTKYLNEKQIEYELKDFD; encoded by the coding sequence ATGAAAAAAGAATTTAACTTTTACTCAGTTATTATTGGAACTGAGCTATTAAATGGGCGTCGAAAAGATGCTCATTTCTCTTTTTTAAATGAACAACTTCTTAAAAGAGGTTGGATACACAAAGCCTCTTTTGTGATTGAAGATGATATTAACTTGATGAAAAATATTTTCAGACTTATAAAAACTGATAAAGATTCAGTGATGTTTTGTTTTGGCGGTATTGGAGCTACGCCTGATGATTATACAAGACAAATAGCTGCTGAAGTTTTTACAGATGGACAAATGGAATACCATGAAAAAGCAAAAAACTTAATCATAAAACAATTTAGAGAGGAAGCATATCCCCATAGAATTGAAATGTCAAATTTACCCATAAATGCAAAGCTTCTTAAAAATGTTGTAAATAATGTAGCTGGCTTTTATTTAGAAAATAGATTTTTCTTTACACCTGGCTTTCCTTCTATGAGTCAAAGTATGGTTATTGAAGCACTTGATAGTCATTACAAAATAAACAAAGTTAAAAAGTTTAGATTAACGCTTAGTGCTTTTTGTGGAGAAAATAACTTAATAGATATTATGAAAAAGGTTTCAAGCGAAGTTGAGTTGTCATCATTGCCTAAAATTATTGATAACAAAAGAATAGTTGTTTTATCTTTAATATCAAAAGATGAAAAACTAGTAAAAGAAAATTTCTCTATGTTTACTAAATATTTAAATGAAAAACAAATAGAGTATGAATTAAAAGACTTTGATTAA
- a CDS encoding tetratricopeptide repeat protein, with product MKKYLLSLFCVLNLMAQDNLSISEELKSLELINTYEESALKNDPNAFFELGKIYFEGKYVFKDYKKALEYFGAASYLGSIKGTYNLGLFYLSNQTNFYDPKKAFSYFLELARKGYAPAQNKVGMFLTTGIVIDKDYKEAVKWYEASSKQGYIQAQCNLAFMYASGKGVWQNMGRAHAFAKPGYDKGYNLCKKVWEDFNLSKYKEDKGFKFKFYNQP from the coding sequence ATGAAAAAATACCTATTATCACTTTTTTGTGTATTGAATTTAATGGCACAAGATAATCTTTCAATAAGTGAAGAATTAAAAAGTCTTGAACTAATAAATACATATGAAGAGTCTGCTTTAAAAAATGATCCAAATGCTTTTTTTGAGTTAGGAAAGATATATTTTGAAGGTAAATATGTTTTTAAAGATTATAAAAAAGCTTTAGAGTATTTTGGAGCAGCTTCTTACTTGGGGAGCATAAAAGGTACATATAACCTAGGACTTTTTTATTTAAGTAACCAAACAAATTTTTATGATCCTAAAAAAGCCTTTTCTTATTTTCTAGAACTTGCAAGAAAAGGTTATGCACCAGCACAAAATAAAGTAGGTATGTTTTTAACAACAGGAATAGTTATAGATAAAGATTATAAAGAAGCTGTTAAATGGTATGAAGCTTCATCAAAACAAGGATATATTCAAGCTCAATGTAACTTGGCATTTATGTATGCTTCAGGGAAAGGTGTCTGGCAAAATATGGGAAGAGCCCATGCCTTTGCAAAACCAGGATATGACAAAGGATATAATCTTTGTAAAAAAGTTTGGGAAGATTTTAATCTATCCAAGTACAAAGAAGATAAAGGATTTAAATTTAAATTTTACAATCAACCTTAA
- a CDS encoding alanine racemase yields the protein MSRIIINKKNYLHNLDIISKQAGSKEKVAVVLKDNAYGHGIIEISKIAKEFGIKKAVVKNLKEALKIEEFFEDIIILSENVFHTYSHSFHIVINHLEQIYKLPKNTNVHLKVDTGMHRNGISKNQLKEAIDGICSQNLNLTGIMTHHRGADELNSEFFWQKRNFRLVKEEVKRICEQLFLPLPLFHSCNSAALFRTTDLDDDFARVGIACYGYIGNPPAFDKIDLKPVLSLWAQKIATRTLKKNQSVGYGGTYKTDKDIIVSTYDIGYGDGFLRINENQAYKTPKGFRVLGRISMDNLSLDSQDEEVCMFDDAKALAKIHNTITYEIVTTLSTELKREVI from the coding sequence TTGTCTAGAATTATTATAAACAAAAAAAATTATCTACATAACTTAGATATTATTTCTAAGCAAGCTGGTTCAAAAGAAAAAGTTGCAGTTGTATTAAAAGACAATGCATATGGACATGGAATTATAGAAATTTCAAAAATTGCAAAAGAATTTGGAATAAAAAAAGCTGTCGTAAAAAACCTTAAAGAAGCATTAAAGATTGAAGAATTTTTTGAAGATATTATAATTTTATCTGAGAATGTTTTTCACACTTATTCACATTCTTTTCACATAGTAATTAATCACCTTGAACAAATATATAAACTTCCTAAAAATACGAATGTTCACCTTAAAGTTGACACAGGGATGCATAGAAATGGCATATCTAAAAACCAGCTTAAAGAGGCTATTGATGGTATTTGTAGCCAAAACTTAAATTTAACTGGTATCATGACACACCATAGAGGAGCAGATGAACTAAACAGTGAATTCTTTTGGCAAAAGCGCAATTTTAGACTTGTGAAAGAAGAAGTGAAAAGAATATGTGAACAACTTTTTTTACCCTTGCCTTTGTTCCATTCTTGTAATTCAGCTGCCCTATTTAGAACAACTGATTTGGATGATGATTTTGCTAGAGTTGGTATAGCTTGTTATGGATATATTGGAAATCCACCTGCCTTTGATAAAATAGATTTGAAACCAGTTTTATCACTTTGGGCACAGAAAATTGCAACAAGAACCTTGAAAAAAAATCAATCTGTGGGATATGGAGGAACATACAAAACAGACAAAGATATAATAGTCTCAACTTATGATATTGGATATGGAGATGGATTTTTAAGAATAAATGAAAATCAAGCTTACAAAACTCCAAAAGGATTTAGAGTCTTAGGAAGAATATCAATGGATAACTTATCATTAGATTCACAAGATGAAGAAGTTTGTATGTTTGATGATGCTAAAGCTTTAGCAAAAATTCACAATACAATAACTTATGAAATAGTAACCACACTAAGTACAGAATTAAAAAGGGAAGTAATATGA
- the uvrC gene encoding excinuclease ABC subunit UvrC, translating into MDLENKLKQLPNDAGVYQYFDKDGHLLYVGKAKVLKNRVKSYFKFTPQLRPADKLGPRIYKMITQVESCEWIVVPNEHDALILENSLIKQLKPKYNILLRDDKTYPYIYVDLNEDFPRLEITRKVLKGSNIKYFGPYSSGARDILDSIYETFPLVQKKSCIKGKEACLFFQIKKCLAPCENRVSKEDYTNILNDSMEYIYNKSKLISKLKVKMQEYSDDFRFEEAMKIRDRIKTIEKSEIKTGMDLATNENLDIFAIKNINSKAVIVRMFIRDGKLASSSHDYLKSNVEETEEFDYEEAYKRAIINYYSNEIPIIPKEILIAKELEDMEDIKEFLKNKLVKKINIINPKLGKKKDIIDVALNNCDELLRIDSTKGTNTLYEEIKELFNLSQIPNRVESFDNSHMMGQATVGAMVVWDNDKFVKSDFRHYNLEAHDEYSQMREMLIRRVENFEKNPAPDLWVIDGGSTLLKLAYDIVQSVGLKLDIIAIAKEKIDFKAHRAKGAAKDIVHYKQGEEITSIKLLTSDRRLHFVQRQRDEAHRFVINFHKKQKRAEDKQISLLNIKGIGEAKVKKLLLYFGTFEKIKEASIETLKEVLNEKDSILISNHFNQN; encoded by the coding sequence ATGGATTTAGAAAACAAACTTAAACAGCTTCCAAATGATGCAGGTGTATATCAATATTTTGATAAAGATGGACATTTACTTTATGTTGGAAAAGCAAAAGTTTTAAAAAATAGAGTTAAATCATACTTTAAATTTACTCCCCAACTTAGACCTGCTGATAAACTAGGTCCTAGAATTTATAAAATGATAACTCAAGTAGAATCATGTGAATGGATTGTAGTACCAAATGAACATGATGCACTAATTTTAGAAAACTCTCTTATCAAACAGTTAAAACCCAAATATAATATTCTTCTTCGTGACGATAAAACTTACCCTTATATTTATGTTGATTTAAATGAGGATTTCCCAAGATTAGAAATTACAAGAAAAGTTTTAAAAGGTTCAAATATAAAATATTTTGGTCCCTACTCATCTGGTGCCAGAGATATATTAGACTCAATATATGAGACTTTTCCACTTGTACAAAAGAAATCATGTATAAAAGGAAAAGAGGCTTGCTTGTTTTTTCAAATCAAAAAATGCTTAGCTCCCTGTGAAAATAGAGTTTCAAAAGAAGATTATACAAATATTTTAAATGATTCTATGGAGTATATTTACAACAAATCAAAACTAATCTCAAAACTTAAAGTAAAAATGCAAGAGTATTCAGATGATTTTCGTTTTGAAGAGGCTATGAAAATAAGAGATAGAATAAAAACTATAGAAAAATCAGAGATAAAAACAGGTATGGATTTAGCTACAAATGAAAACTTAGATATTTTTGCTATTAAAAATATCAACTCAAAAGCTGTGATTGTAAGAATGTTTATTAGAGATGGGAAATTGGCTTCTTCTTCACATGATTATCTTAAGTCAAATGTAGAAGAAACTGAAGAGTTTGATTACGAAGAAGCATATAAAAGAGCTATAATCAACTATTATTCAAATGAAATTCCTATCATTCCAAAAGAGATACTTATTGCTAAAGAACTTGAAGATATGGAAGATATAAAAGAGTTCTTAAAAAATAAACTTGTTAAAAAGATAAATATTATCAATCCAAAACTTGGAAAGAAAAAAGACATAATAGATGTTGCTTTAAACAACTGTGACGAATTGTTGAGAATAGATAGTACAAAAGGTACAAATACACTTTATGAAGAGATTAAAGAGTTATTTAATCTCTCTCAAATACCAAATAGAGTTGAAAGCTTTGACAACTCACATATGATGGGACAAGCGACTGTTGGTGCAATGGTTGTATGGGATAATGACAAATTTGTAAAAAGTGATTTTAGACACTACAACTTAGAAGCCCATGATGAATACTCTCAAATGAGAGAAATGCTAATACGAAGAGTTGAAAACTTTGAAAAAAATCCTGCACCAGATTTATGGGTAATTGATGGTGGATCTACTTTATTGAAACTTGCATATGATATTGTGCAATCAGTTGGTCTAAAGTTAGATATCATTGCAATTGCAAAAGAAAAAATTGATTTTAAAGCCCATAGAGCAAAAGGTGCTGCAAAAGATATTGTTCATTATAAACAAGGTGAAGAAATTACTTCTATTAAATTATTAACTTCAGATAGAAGATTACACTTTGTACAAAGACAAAGGGATGAAGCTCATCGATTTGTTATCAATTTTCACAAAAAACAAAAAAGAGCAGAAGATAAACAAATCTCTTTATTAAACATAAAAGGTATTGGTGAAGCAAAGGTTAAAAAACTTCTTCTTTATTTTGGAACCTTTGAAAAGATAAAAGAAGCATCTATTGAAACTCTAAAAGAGGTTTTAAATGAAAAAGATAGTATTCTAATATCAAATCATTTTAATCAAAACTAA
- a CDS encoding tautomerase, with the protein MPHLQFEINKKVSDDTKKSFCEKIRESFAKIMDTQTGHIAISIREYEPFNLSIGRVNIGDEVCLMNLDIRDGRLIEKRRELALVYMSIVNDEFKIPNNNQYITFTQHDGEDFHLIEKYLSSWASGEDPLA; encoded by the coding sequence ATGCCACATTTACAATTTGAGATAAATAAAAAAGTAAGCGATGATACCAAAAAAAGTTTTTGTGAAAAGATAAGAGAATCTTTTGCAAAAATCATGGATACTCAAACAGGTCATATCGCTATTTCTATTAGGGAATATGAGCCTTTTAACTTATCAATTGGAAGAGTTAATATTGGTGATGAAGTCTGTTTGATGAATTTAGATATAAGGGACGGGCGATTAATAGAAAAAAGAAGAGAATTAGCATTAGTATATATGAGCATAGTAAATGATGAATTTAAAATACCAAATAACAATCAATACATAACTTTTACTCAACATGATGGAGAAGACTTTCACTTGATAGAAAAGTATTTATCTTCTTGGGCAAGTGGAGAAGACCCTCTGGCTTAA
- a CDS encoding antibiotic biosynthesis monooxygenase family protein: protein MSIIKQTIYQSRKNKEKELEIKLYNLKNLLVDFEACDYFGVYKSDDCDDEFLVYEEWKSEEDYVASQDSEAYKSFQKTYDELVLKKHNLPVF, encoded by the coding sequence TTGAGTATTATAAAACAAACAATTTATCAATCAAGAAAAAATAAAGAGAAAGAATTAGAAATAAAGCTATACAATTTGAAAAATTTATTGGTAGATTTTGAAGCTTGTGATTATTTTGGCGTATATAAATCAGATGATTGTGATGATGAGTTCTTAGTTTATGAAGAGTGGAAAAGTGAAGAAGATTATGTAGCTTCACAAGATAGTGAAGCCTATAAATCTTTTCAAAAAACATACGATGAATTGGTATTAAAAAAACATAATTTACCAGTTTTTTGA
- a CDS encoding DnaJ domain-containing protein, with product MGNIDYFFSRLIRFSILFFILYLIFTNFGTFLIAIAVVILLIYFFVYKKIKNIKEQARTQGFEFHFNGRDFNQGANQGFKFNYEDFQSGNFKAQPSMNEVQKAKDFFGFTSEPTREEIKKKYKELAKKYHPDINNNGDELMQELNHHKDVLLNIYK from the coding sequence ATGGGGAATATAGACTATTTTTTTTCTAGACTAATAAGATTTTCGATACTATTTTTTATACTTTATCTTATATTTACAAATTTTGGTACTTTTCTAATTGCTATTGCTGTAGTTATATTATTAATTTATTTCTTCGTCTATAAAAAAATCAAAAATATAAAAGAACAAGCTAGAACACAAGGTTTTGAGTTTCATTTTAATGGAAGAGATTTTAACCAAGGTGCAAATCAAGGTTTTAAATTCAATTATGAAGATTTCCAAAGTGGTAATTTTAAAGCACAACCTTCCATGAATGAAGTTCAAAAAGCAAAAGATTTTTTTGGGTTTACAAGTGAACCAACAAGAGAAGAGATAAAGAAAAAATATAAAGAATTAGCTAAGAAGTATCATCCAGATATTAATAATAATGGTGATGAATTAATGCAAGAGTTAAATCATCACAAAGATGTACTTCTAAATATTTATAAATAA
- a CDS encoding DnaJ domain-containing protein, translated as MDYDEFQKAVDALGIITKLDYKGLRKNYLRLSKKYHPDAEDGSEEKFKEVNEAYNLLKAYIENYKFSFEKDEFLSQYPSFTNYKNWNR; from the coding sequence ATGGACTATGATGAGTTTCAAAAAGCTGTTGATGCCTTGGGCATTATAACAAAGCTTGATTATAAAGGTTTGAGAAAGAACTATTTGCGATTATCTAAAAAGTATCACCCTGATGCCGAAGATGGAAGTGAAGAAAAGTTTAAAGAGGTAAATGAAGCTTATAATCTTTTAAAAGCTTATATTGAGAATTATAAATTTTCTTTTGAAAAAGATGAATTTTTAAGTCAATATCCCTCGTTTACAAATTATAAAAATTGGAATAGGTAA
- a CDS encoding ADP-ribosylglycohydrolase family protein — MFDKRKAKELVLGALIADSYCLASHWVYDEKELKNLQINWEDLNNACSIWHKGKKAGEFTHYGDQLYFLYEFVCENEDFDLEKYVHFWKEKIEKYDGYIDGATRVTLENINANKTIPCGSESTDISVIGRIAPLLLISKTKKQFLDNVEKFVKSTHDSVIVVEGAKFFAKVLLDVLDDIEMMESIKERKDEFSTTIQKYVKDGFSSIDDETFEVIRKFGPACGIDEAFSGVIHLLGKYTNFKEALIKNAQAGGDNSARAMIVSMFFIARYGLKVIPKNLTKIKVQIDIS; from the coding sequence ATGTTTGATAAAAGAAAAGCGAAAGAACTTGTTTTAGGGGCTTTAATTGCTGATTCTTACTGTTTGGCTTCTCATTGGGTATATGATGAAAAAGAACTAAAAAACTTACAAATAAATTGGGAAGATTTAAATAATGCTTGTTCAATTTGGCATAAAGGCAAAAAAGCAGGGGAATTCACACATTATGGAGATCAACTTTACTTTTTATATGAATTTGTATGTGAAAATGAAGATTTTGATTTAGAAAAATATGTACATTTTTGGAAAGAAAAAATCGAAAAGTATGATGGATACATTGATGGAGCAACGAGAGTTACCCTAGAAAATATTAATGCAAATAAAACTATTCCTTGTGGTTCAGAGTCTACTGATATCTCAGTAATAGGAAGAATCGCACCTTTATTACTTATTAGTAAAACAAAAAAACAATTTCTTGATAATGTTGAAAAGTTTGTTAAATCAACCCATGATTCTGTAATAGTTGTAGAGGGTGCTAAGTTTTTTGCAAAAGTTTTACTTGATGTATTGGATGATATTGAGATGATGGAATCAATTAAAGAAAGAAAAGATGAATTCTCAACTACTATTCAAAAATATGTTAAAGATGGATTTTCATCTATTGATGATGAAACCTTTGAAGTAATAAGAAAATTTGGTCCAGCTTGTGGTATAGATGAAGCATTTAGTGGAGTTATTCATCTTTTAGGTAAATATACAAACTTTAAAGAAGCTTTAATAAAAAATGCTCAAGCAGGTGGGGATAACTCAGCTCGTGCTATGATTGTATCGATGTTTTTTATAGCTAGATATGGATTAAAAGTAATACCAAAAAATCTTACTAAAATAAAAGTACAAATAGATATTTCTTAA
- a CDS encoding DsbA family protein, producing MKNKLYYIHDPMCSWCYAFKKDLDNLKKKLPKNIEIINILGGLAKDTDEIMPKEMQEKIQTVWYDIEKFTGAKFNHDFWRLCKPRRSTYPACKAVLCAKEQNMEDEMINSIQKAYYLKAKNPSDEETLISLAQDLKLDIEKFSNDLKSEKIEQLFQKDLEKRRELKVFNFPSLILQYKKELYPINIEYNNVNNILKHIENLSSNIYF from the coding sequence ATGAAAAATAAATTATACTATATCCACGATCCCATGTGTTCTTGGTGTTATGCTTTTAAAAAAGACCTTGATAATTTAAAAAAGAAGTTGCCAAAGAATATTGAGATAATAAATATATTAGGTGGTCTAGCAAAAGATACTGATGAAATAATGCCAAAAGAAATGCAAGAAAAGATTCAGACAGTCTGGTATGATATTGAAAAATTCACAGGGGCAAAGTTTAACCATGATTTTTGGAGACTTTGTAAACCAAGAAGATCAACCTATCCTGCTTGTAAAGCTGTACTTTGTGCAAAAGAACAAAATATGGAAGACGAAATGATAAATTCAATCCAAAAAGCATATTATCTTAAAGCAAAAAATCCAAGTGATGAAGAGACTTTAATCTCTCTTGCCCAAGATTTAAAATTAGATATAGAAAAATTTTCAAATGATTTAAAAAGTGAAAAAATAGAACAATTATTTCAAAAAGATTTAGAAAAAAGAAGAGAACTAAAAGTTTTCAATTTCCCATCTTTAATTTTGCAGTATAAAAAAGAGTTATACCCTATAAATATCGAATATAACAATGTAAATAATATTTTGAAACATATAGAAAATTTGAGTTCAAATATTTATTTCTAA
- a CDS encoding phosphate-starvation-inducible PsiE family protein yields MKDLVDALNKDKHYTEIVLAGGLFLVALYYHMLMDFIIYMLYFVIYLEITRTVINYIREKTVVLSIIVDAFIILTLRELIVNVVKINNEKLNSLDDLLTSVLNWNIFIIAGVILFLLIVRYLSVKTSETYMLDKKKEKDYIKNNELS; encoded by the coding sequence ATGAAAGACCTTGTAGATGCATTAAATAAAGATAAACATTATACAGAGATTGTACTTGCGGGGGGATTATTTCTTGTAGCATTGTATTATCATATGTTAATGGATTTTATTATTTATATGTTATATTTTGTAATATACTTAGAAATAACAAGAACAGTAATAAATTATATTAGAGAAAAAACTGTTGTTCTTTCAATAATTGTTGATGCCTTTATCATACTTACTTTAAGAGAATTAATTGTAAATGTTGTAAAAATCAATAATGAAAAATTAAACTCACTTGATGACCTTTTGACAAGTGTTTTAAACTGGAACATTTTTATAATAGCAGGAGTAATTTTGTTTTTATTGATTGTGAGATATTTATCTGTAAAAACTTCTGAAACTTATATGTTAGATAAAAAGAAAGAAAAAGATTATATAAAAAACAATGAATTATCATGA
- a CDS encoding radical SAM protein codes for MNYHEPLYRPPAEANSLILQITLGCSYNKCSFCSMYETKKFEIKSIEKITKEIDEFSIYKDVRRVFLADGDALSCDTNFLVQILQYLKKSFPKLQRVASYASPYNLLEKSQEELNLLRENGLSFVYYGIESGNHELLKYINKPMKPSKMVEGINKAYYANMKISATVILGLGGKKLSIQHIEDTAKLVSECEHINYLSTLQLAVSSTKEDDFFKRFENKNQEFVFCSDKDILEEQKRFISLITPKSSIIFRSNHASNALALKGTLPKDKDELLETLDKAIEDESMLRPKFLRGF; via the coding sequence ATGAATTATCATGAGCCATTATATAGACCACCAGCTGAAGCTAACTCTTTAATCTTACAAATTACATTGGGCTGTAGTTACAATAAATGTAGCTTTTGCTCGATGTATGAAACAAAAAAATTTGAAATCAAAAGTATAGAAAAAATCACAAAAGAAATCGATGAGTTTTCTATATATAAAGATGTAAGAAGAGTGTTTTTAGCTGATGGCGATGCCTTATCTTGTGATACAAACTTTTTAGTGCAAATTTTACAGTATCTTAAAAAATCTTTTCCAAAACTGCAAAGAGTAGCTTCATATGCAAGTCCATATAACCTCTTAGAAAAGAGCCAAGAAGAATTAAATTTATTAAGAGAAAATGGCTTGAGTTTTGTTTATTATGGAATTGAAAGTGGAAACCATGAATTACTAAAATATATAAATAAACCTATGAAACCAAGTAAAATGGTAGAGGGTATAAATAAAGCCTATTATGCAAATATGAAAATATCTGCCACAGTAATACTGGGACTTGGTGGGAAAAAATTATCTATACAACACATAGAAGATACAGCAAAGTTAGTAAGTGAATGTGAACATATAAATTATCTATCTACTTTACAATTAGCAGTAAGTAGTACAAAAGAAGATGACTTTTTTAAAAGATTTGAAAACAAAAATCAAGAATTTGTTTTTTGTAGTGATAAAGATATTTTAGAGGAACAAAAAAGATTTATAAGTCTAATTACTCCAAAAAGTTCGATAATTTTTAGGTCAAATCACGCCTCAAATGCTTTAGCACTAAAAGGTACACTTCCCAAAGATAAGGATGAATTATTAGAGACTTTAGACAAAGCTATAGAAGATGAATCTATGCTTCGTCCAAAGTTTTTACGAGGTTTTTAA
- a CDS encoding ORF6N domain-containing protein, giving the protein MGKELSNIIVDDKIFIIRGIQVMIDRDLAELYQVETKRLNEQVKRNIKKFPNDFMFQLMDEE; this is encoded by the coding sequence ATGGGAAAAGAGCTTTCAAATATAATAGTTGATGATAAAATATTTATTATCAGAGGTATTCAAGTTATGATAGATAGAGATTTGGCTGAGTTATACCAAGTTGAAACTAAGAGATTAAATGAGCAAGTAAAAAGAAATATAAAAAAGTTTCCAAATGATTTTATGTTTCAACTAATGGATGAAGAATAA
- a CDS encoding ORF6N domain-containing protein, whose protein sequence is MKHSSSNPFVFTEHGVYMLSSVLKSKIAIDVSLSIMRTFVRLKNQAVPYFDIIKRLEKLETSDKETRELLSKVVQVVSSMQDIQEEAKEGTNKIGFVK, encoded by the coding sequence TTGAAACACTCAAGTTCAAATCCATTTGTATTTACTGAACATGGTGTGTATATGCTTTCTAGTGTATTAAAAAGTAAAATAGCTATAGATGTAAGTCTATCTATCATGAGAACATTTGTTAGGTTGAAAAATCAAGCTGTGCCTTATTTTGATATTATAAAAAGATTAGAGAAGTTAGAAACTAGTGATAAAGAGACAAGAGAACTTTTAAGTAAGGTTGTACAAGTAGTTTCAAGTATGCAAGATATTCAAGAAGAGGCTAAAGAGGGGACAAATAAGATTGGGTTTGTGAAATAA